A region from the Drosophila takahashii strain IR98-3 E-12201 chromosome 2L, DtakHiC1v2, whole genome shotgun sequence genome encodes:
- the Ent1 gene encoding equilibrative nucleoside transporter 2, which produces MPGGSDDTRPLVAAQEEEEDDEILGTEGSFVPAFRPQDHQEYNLLGHRQQQQDEVVLVSNEPTSGRLFTYFVFYLLGIGTMTPWNFFVTAEDYWKYKFRNASINTTDLDEELTPLQKSFTCDLTLTATISGTTFLLLNAIYGHHVSLRTKMLGTLWVILVLFGVTTGFVEVNTDTWQEQFFLITLIIVVLLNISAATMSGALYGVAGLFPSEFITAVVSGQALGGILTALAFILVLAFDTGPNTTAFIFFIVGGVLILLCIVCYVILARQPFFRYYLEGGDKYKVIRAVPSHSPNEGAEGLPLEPILRQVMSKIYLHVICLALLYTTTLSVYPAVTVLMQSEYGHSEWTDVYYLPVVNYLIFNCGDYFGRLFAGWLERPTNQNTSLLFVVVRMAFVPFFLCSNSSEHNFLPVLVKHDYSFIAMMVVFSLSNGFFTNILLIMAPKSVKQHEKELASSIMAAALSCGMAVGSLLSLVFVQML; this is translated from the exons ATGCCGGGAGGCAGTGACGACACTCGGCCCCTGGTGGCCgcccaggaggaggaggaggatgatgaGATCCTGGGCACCGAGGGCAGCTTTGTGCCCGCCTTTCGGCCGCAGGACCACCAGGAGTACAACCTCCTGGGGcaccgccagcagcagcaggacgaAGTCGTCCTGGTGTCCAACGAACCCACCAGTGGTCGCTTGTTTACCTACTTTGTGTTCTACCTGCTGGGCATTGGCACCATGACCCCATGGAACTTCTTTGTCACAGCCGAAGAT TACTGGAAGTACAAGTTTCGGAATGCTTCTATTAACACCACCGATCTGGACGAAGAGCTCACCCCGCTGCAAAAGAGCTTCACCTGCGACCTCACCCTCACGGCCACCATTTCGGGCACCACCTTCCTTCTGCTAAATGCCATCTACGGTCACCATGTTTCGCTGCGCACCAAGATGCTGGGCACGCTGTGGGTGATCCTCGTCCTCTTTGGCGTGACCACTGGCTTCGTGGAGGTCAACACGGACACGTGGCAGGAGCAGTTCTTCCTCATCACGCTCATCATTGTGGTGCTGCTTAATA TTTCTGCGGCCACCATGTCGGGAGCTCTTTACGGAGTCGCTGGACTGTTTCCCTCCGAATTCATCACCGCTGTGGTCAGCGGACAGGCTCTCGGAGGCATTCTCACCGCCTTGGCCTTCATTCTTGTGCTCGCCTTCGACACGGGCCCCAATACCACCGCCTTCATCTTCTTCATCGTGGGCGGCGTGCTCATCCTGCTCTGCATTGTGTGCTATGTAATCCTGGCCAGACAGCCCTTCTTCCGCTATTATCTCGAGGGCGGAGACAAGTACAAGGTCATCCGAGCAGTGCCGTCGCACAGTCCAAATGAAGGAGCAGAGGGCTTGCCGCTGGAGCCAATTTTAAGGCAGGTCATGTCGAAGATCTATCTGCACGTCATTTGCCTTGCGCTTCTCTACACTACCACATTGTCCGTCTATCCGGCGGTTACAGTGCTGATGCAGTCCGAGTACGGACACAGTGAGTGGACAG ATGTCTACTACCTGCCCGTTGTTAACTATTTGATCTTCAACTGCGGTGACTACTTTGGGCGTCTTTTCGCTGGCTGGCTGGAGCGTCCTACCAACCAAAACACCTCGTTGTTGTTCGTTGTAGTTCGCATGGCGTTCGTTCCGTTCTTCCTCTGCTCCAACTCCAGTGAGCACAACTTTCTGCCTGTTCTGGTCAAGCATGACTACTCCTTCATTGCGATGATGGTCGTGTTTTCCCTGTCCAATGGCTTTTTCACAAACATACTACTCATAATGGCGCCGAAAAGCGTGAAGCAGCACGAAAAGGAGCTGGCTTCCTCCATTATGGCGGCCGCCTTGAGCTGCGGCATGGCTGTGGGATCGCTGCTCAGTCTGGTTTTCGTTCAGATGCTGTGA